A stretch of the Amycolatopsis sp. BJA-103 genome encodes the following:
- a CDS encoding CHAT domain-containing protein, whose translation MDISLLERIRRCLETGEADEVTTPAAVADAARLVLPAIGTGLPPELLRELGMLHWLRHCALSPGSIGPDIQTCTELFAPLAESFPGVVPPPVLSWLQENHYPGLPPAELGPFYASVITDVALAAADPVLTDLGVAACRAAVDVGSEVDRPAHRFNLMVLLNQRFEWTTAEADLDDAVAAGRAALESAGHPIVPAVRFPLGVALLTRFGIRGQERDLADSTVLLREVVSSLPPGDPNRVAYLSQFALALETQCNTGGPLAVVEEYVEVTREVLANCASEDPAFGEALLLRGSALRVRFVRTGEPTDIAESVRYLREALRSLPEGSESHVTAKLNLASSLQTRFAYASAFTTPDGPDEADLAEAIALAREADAAIGEGHPLRWTVEATLATVLRHGNTDPAEAISAARATLAGLPADSPLRGTALLSLGESLRRQYRATGGQEVLREAVDVLREAKTAGAGGPHGRAPMLTALSMALYEAIKLAGANGAIDDSELDEAIETTRAGAQGIPGDTVIHGQQLWQLAELLRWRFLRTGQAADLDERIETLRATVPLAPDGSALTQCSSALSNALSFRYSRNSDPADLDESVAVLHRVVEALPADGPELPDLRADTAWAHLQRFEARGEPADRETATRLIRSALAATGADDSSRYRMLGILAAILTSTATSERDPEKLTEAIETCYAATPPGEVPTVTVTLTLGNALMSRYENTGAIADLEAAATTLRAALAQATGMNRTMFVNNLIQVLRIRFYRHGDQSALTEAIDSGKAALRTSPDALLLAGNVAAAQTDRYEWARDPADLTEAVDALRSVLGRAGADNPDLPTLRFYLGFALRARFQAMASTADLDEAIAVLRPGLASSRSRDQTAQFSLMLGGALSLHGQWSNDPVALAEASELLEVASDGLPVASPGRITAGILLAGTLRLRFLNSGEEPLLTEAIEIGRAVLAHTQDEEANRAHTLIMLGTLLALRFERTGDLEVLAEAIEVLRRGVTAAGTNNAIAANALSELASALRGRHSILAERADLDEAIAAAERAATLPGTTPAERGVHVTALALGLLTRSLATGDLDDLDAAIDLGREAAHSPNWYVASAVNLMTLGLALWSRFDRTGTVSDLNAAVDALFEAAESAHPGHTLRPIMLTNLSNALRTRAGLLGSAADLDAAVDAGRSAVAAAPPDHPAVSICLMNLGTALHIRYLEGRDTADLDAAVAALNEAVDRSTPQSSNRREILMNLAGLLRTRRDRRPGRDALDRAVALVREAIAITDVTHSMYPLCVLNLSTALHTRYDRGGDDADAAESIELAGRAIDSMTAGDPRVAVAWVTLGRLHERRRVEGGGGLDAAVAAYRTAVEAPATAPAYRAAAARLWAELAVRQRDWASATEAFGVAVALIPQVAWHGVERDARERRLTVWEGLARMAAAAALEAGDPGRAVELLEQGRSVLWSQALQTRDDLSMLRERDLALHDRLRAVAAKLAATTVPDIPEAAATTDPWSDPSQRMRSDRIKLAEDWDRLLAEARALPGLEYLLRIPPLATLREGLPDGPVVLLNVDEARCDALIVHRDRDVEHVPLPALSFGESGRRAEGYLRALKLLENPGGPGDFATTGARQTVHATLEWLWDTVADPVLTRLGYTGHDEPLPRLWWCPTGSLTLLPLHAAGYHDPADTPTGRTVIDRAVSSYTPTLRALAKANSAVAVEPADRRVLVVSMPETPPVPGSPDLCPLPCAREEAEFLSRVIPLGRTSRIAGTATHAAITADLRTHALAHFACHGGQNLQQPSTGSLYLWDKPLTVLEVAELDLEHAELAYLSACSTAIGGTTLPDEAIHLAAALQLAGYRQVIATLWTITDRTAVEVAKMMYTGLLGPSGLRLDGTAHLLHRTVRALRDSAPRDPAIWASYVHFGP comes from the coding sequence GTGGACATCTCGCTCTTGGAACGCATTCGCCGTTGTCTGGAAACAGGCGAGGCCGACGAGGTCACCACACCCGCTGCCGTGGCGGACGCCGCTCGCCTGGTCCTGCCTGCCATCGGTACCGGCCTGCCTCCCGAGCTGCTTCGAGAACTCGGAATGCTGCACTGGCTGCGGCATTGTGCCCTGTCGCCGGGCAGCATCGGGCCTGATATCCAGACCTGTACGGAACTGTTCGCCCCGCTCGCCGAATCCTTTCCTGGCGTAGTGCCACCGCCGGTGCTCAGTTGGCTTCAGGAGAACCATTATCCGGGACTCCCGCCCGCGGAGCTCGGACCTTTCTACGCGTCGGTGATCACCGACGTCGCTTTGGCGGCCGCGGATCCCGTCCTGACCGACCTGGGGGTGGCCGCCTGTCGAGCCGCCGTCGACGTCGGCAGCGAGGTCGACCGTCCGGCGCACCGGTTCAACCTGATGGTGCTGTTGAACCAGCGCTTCGAATGGACGACCGCCGAGGCGGATCTGGACGACGCCGTCGCGGCGGGCCGCGCGGCACTCGAGTCGGCCGGGCACCCGATAGTCCCGGCGGTCCGGTTTCCTCTCGGGGTCGCACTGCTCACCCGGTTCGGCATCCGCGGGCAGGAACGGGACCTCGCCGACAGCACGGTGCTCCTGCGCGAAGTGGTGTCGTCCCTGCCGCCCGGTGACCCGAATCGCGTCGCCTACTTGTCGCAGTTCGCCTTGGCCTTGGAGACCCAGTGCAATACCGGCGGTCCGCTCGCCGTGGTCGAGGAGTACGTCGAGGTGACCAGGGAAGTCCTCGCGAACTGCGCTTCGGAAGACCCGGCATTCGGTGAAGCGCTCCTGTTGCGAGGCAGCGCCCTTCGGGTCAGGTTCGTCCGTACGGGCGAACCCACCGACATCGCCGAAAGTGTCCGATACCTGCGGGAGGCGCTGAGGAGCCTCCCCGAGGGCAGCGAGTCGCACGTCACCGCGAAGCTCAACCTCGCGAGCTCGCTCCAGACCCGGTTCGCGTATGCCTCGGCCTTCACCACGCCTGATGGTCCCGACGAAGCCGACCTGGCCGAAGCCATCGCACTGGCCAGGGAGGCCGACGCGGCCATCGGAGAAGGCCACCCGCTGAGGTGGACGGTCGAGGCCACGCTGGCGACCGTGCTGCGACACGGCAACACGGACCCTGCCGAGGCGATAAGCGCGGCGAGGGCGACCTTGGCGGGACTGCCCGCGGACAGTCCGCTTCGCGGGACCGCGCTGCTGTCCCTCGGTGAGTCACTTCGCCGCCAGTACCGGGCAACCGGTGGCCAGGAGGTCCTCCGGGAAGCCGTGGACGTCCTTCGTGAGGCGAAGACGGCCGGCGCGGGCGGTCCACACGGCCGGGCGCCGATGCTCACGGCCCTTTCGATGGCGCTGTACGAGGCGATCAAGCTGGCGGGCGCCAATGGCGCGATCGATGACAGTGAGCTCGACGAAGCCATCGAGACGACGAGAGCGGGCGCGCAGGGCATCCCCGGTGACACGGTGATCCATGGCCAGCAGCTCTGGCAGCTGGCGGAACTGCTGCGGTGGCGCTTCTTGCGCACAGGCCAGGCGGCGGACCTCGACGAACGGATCGAGACGCTGCGGGCGACGGTGCCGCTGGCTCCCGACGGCTCCGCGTTGACGCAGTGTTCGTCCGCCCTCTCGAACGCACTCAGCTTCCGGTACAGCCGGAATTCGGACCCGGCCGACCTCGACGAGTCCGTCGCCGTGTTGCACCGGGTCGTCGAAGCCCTGCCCGCCGACGGCCCCGAACTGCCCGACCTGCGGGCCGACACCGCGTGGGCACACCTGCAACGTTTCGAAGCCAGGGGCGAACCGGCCGACAGGGAGACGGCGACCCGGCTGATCCGCTCAGCGCTCGCCGCCACCGGCGCGGACGACTCGAGCCGGTATCGGATGCTCGGCATTCTGGCCGCGATCCTGACCTCGACGGCCACCTCGGAGCGCGACCCCGAGAAGCTGACCGAAGCCATCGAAACCTGCTACGCGGCAACGCCACCCGGCGAGGTCCCGACGGTGACGGTCACTCTCACCCTGGGCAACGCGCTTATGTCCCGCTACGAGAACACCGGTGCCATAGCGGACCTGGAGGCGGCCGCAACGACACTGCGGGCCGCGTTGGCGCAGGCCACCGGAATGAACCGGACCATGTTCGTGAACAACCTCATCCAAGTGCTTCGCATCCGCTTTTACCGCCATGGCGACCAAAGCGCACTGACCGAGGCGATCGACAGCGGTAAGGCGGCCCTTCGGACCAGCCCCGACGCGCTGCTGCTGGCGGGAAATGTCGCGGCCGCACAGACCGACCGGTACGAGTGGGCCCGCGACCCCGCCGATCTCACCGAGGCCGTCGACGCGCTGCGGTCGGTGCTCGGCCGGGCCGGCGCGGACAATCCAGACCTGCCGACGCTCCGGTTCTATCTCGGCTTCGCCCTGCGGGCCCGCTTCCAGGCCATGGCCTCCACCGCGGATCTGGACGAGGCGATCGCAGTGCTGCGGCCCGGTCTCGCTTCGTCCCGATCGCGCGACCAGACGGCCCAATTCAGCCTGATGCTGGGAGGCGCGCTGTCGCTTCACGGGCAGTGGTCGAACGACCCGGTCGCGCTCGCCGAGGCGAGTGAACTGCTGGAAGTCGCGAGTGACGGGCTACCGGTGGCGAGCCCAGGCCGGATCACGGCCGGGATCCTCTTGGCGGGCACGCTCCGTCTGCGTTTTCTCAACTCCGGAGAAGAGCCTCTGCTCACCGAAGCGATCGAAATCGGCAGAGCGGTCCTCGCCCACACCCAGGACGAGGAGGCCAACCGGGCTCACACGCTGATCATGCTGGGCACCCTGCTGGCCCTGCGGTTCGAGCGGACCGGCGACCTCGAGGTGCTGGCCGAGGCGATCGAGGTGCTGCGCCGCGGGGTGACCGCCGCGGGCACGAACAACGCGATAGCGGCGAACGCCTTGTCCGAACTGGCGTCCGCACTGCGTGGCCGGCACAGCATCCTGGCGGAGCGCGCCGATCTGGACGAGGCCATCGCGGCCGCCGAGCGCGCCGCGACCCTGCCGGGCACGACACCGGCCGAACGGGGCGTCCATGTCACCGCGCTGGCCCTTGGCCTGCTGACCAGATCGCTGGCCACGGGCGATCTCGACGACCTCGACGCCGCCATCGACTTGGGCCGCGAGGCCGCACACTCCCCCAACTGGTACGTCGCCTCGGCGGTCAACCTGATGACGCTGGGGCTGGCACTGTGGTCCCGGTTCGATCGGACCGGGACGGTTTCCGACCTCAACGCCGCCGTCGACGCGTTGTTCGAGGCGGCAGAGAGCGCCCACCCCGGGCACACGCTGCGGCCCATCATGCTGACCAACCTGTCCAACGCACTACGCACGCGGGCGGGTCTGCTCGGCTCGGCCGCCGACCTCGACGCCGCCGTGGACGCCGGGCGATCGGCCGTCGCCGCCGCGCCGCCGGATCACCCGGCGGTGTCGATATGCCTGATGAACCTCGGGACCGCGCTGCACATCCGGTACCTGGAAGGGCGCGACACCGCGGACCTCGACGCCGCGGTCGCCGCCCTGAACGAGGCGGTGGACCGCAGCACACCCCAGAGCTCGAACCGGAGAGAGATCCTGATGAACCTGGCGGGGCTGCTGCGCACCCGCCGTGACCGGCGCCCGGGCCGGGACGCCCTGGACCGGGCCGTCGCACTCGTCCGGGAAGCGATCGCGATCACCGACGTGACGCATTCGATGTACCCGCTGTGCGTCCTCAACCTTTCGACCGCCCTGCACACCAGGTACGACCGCGGTGGTGACGACGCCGACGCGGCCGAGTCGATCGAGCTGGCCGGACGGGCGATCGACAGCATGACCGCCGGTGACCCTCGGGTCGCGGTGGCCTGGGTGACGCTGGGAAGGCTGCACGAACGCAGGCGTGTCGAAGGCGGGGGCGGCCTCGACGCCGCGGTCGCCGCCTACCGGACCGCGGTCGAAGCTCCCGCCACGGCACCGGCGTATCGGGCTGCCGCGGCCAGATTGTGGGCCGAATTGGCCGTCCGGCAGCGCGACTGGGCCTCCGCTACGGAGGCATTCGGCGTCGCTGTCGCGCTGATACCCCAGGTGGCCTGGCACGGCGTCGAACGCGACGCGCGCGAGCGCAGGCTGACGGTGTGGGAGGGCCTGGCGAGGATGGCCGCCGCCGCGGCGCTGGAGGCCGGTGACCCCGGCCGCGCCGTGGAACTGCTCGAGCAGGGCCGCTCTGTGTTGTGGTCACAGGCGTTGCAGACCAGGGACGACCTGTCGATGCTGCGGGAACGTGACCTCGCGTTGCACGATCGGCTGCGCGCCGTGGCGGCGAAGCTGGCGGCCACGACCGTGCCCGACATCCCGGAGGCCGCCGCCACGACCGATCCGTGGAGCGACCCGAGCCAGCGCATGCGGTCCGACCGGATCAAGCTGGCCGAGGACTGGGACCGGTTGCTCGCCGAAGCACGCGCCTTGCCAGGACTGGAGTACCTACTGCGGATCCCGCCGCTGGCCACCCTGCGCGAGGGTCTGCCCGACGGTCCCGTCGTCCTGCTCAACGTCGACGAAGCCCGATGTGACGCCTTGATCGTGCACCGGGACCGCGACGTCGAGCACGTTCCGCTGCCCGCTCTGTCGTTCGGGGAGAGCGGGCGACGGGCAGAGGGGTATCTGCGGGCGTTGAAGCTGCTGGAGAATCCAGGCGGGCCAGGCGACTTCGCCACCACCGGCGCCAGGCAAACGGTGCACGCGACCCTGGAATGGTTGTGGGACACCGTCGCCGATCCGGTGCTGACCCGGTTGGGCTACACCGGCCACGACGAACCGTTGCCACGACTGTGGTGGTGCCCCACCGGATCGCTGACCCTGCTCCCGCTGCACGCCGCCGGTTACCACGACCCGGCCGACACCCCCACCGGACGCACGGTGATCGACCGTGCGGTGTCGTCCTACACGCCGACACTGCGCGCGCTGGCGAAGGCGAACAGCGCCGTCGCTGTCGAGCCCGCCGACCGACGTGTCCTCGTGGTCAGCATGCCGGAGACCCCACCAGTTCCAGGCTCCCCGGACCTGTGCCCGCTGCCCTGCGCCCGCGAGGAAGCCGAATTCCTTTCTCGCGTGATCCCCCTCGGTCGCACGTCACGTATCGCCGGCACCGCCACTCACGCCGCGATCACCGCCGACCTGCGCACCCACGCCCTCGCACATTTCGCCTGCCATGGCGGGCAAAACCTGCAACAGCCATCAACGGGCAGTCTCTACCTGTGGGACAAACCACTGACCGTGCTCGAGGTCGCGGAACTGGATCTCGAGCACGCCGAACTCGCCTACCTGTCGGCCTGCAGCACGGCGATCGGTGGCACGACCCTGCCCGACGAGGCCATCCACCTCGCCGCGGCACTCCAGCTCGCGGGTTACCGGCAGGTGATCGCCACCCTGTGGACCATCACGGACCGGACCGCGGTCGAGGTCGCCAAGATGATGTACACCGGGCTGCTCGGGCCTTCGGGCTTGCGTCTCGACGGCACCGCCCACCTGCTCCACCGCACCGTGCGTGCCTTGCGCGACTCGGCTCCCCGCGACCCGGCCATCTGGGCCTCATACGTCCACTTCGGACCGTGA